A portion of the Parasedimentitalea marina genome contains these proteins:
- a CDS encoding GNAT family N-acetyltransferase: MLLSKRKVRIETERLTLRPPVHSDFHAWARLRQDSQPYLMPWEPSWAPDHLSRKSFTNRVYWAQRSINGGTALPLFLCRREDQVLVGAITLDNIRRGPAQAGTLGYWTGLPFARRGYMHEAIGAVVHYAFTKLDLSRIEAACLPENTASRGLLERSGFKYEGVAQSYLQINGRWRSHVLYASLRSDRRGRTEAG, translated from the coding sequence ATGCTGCTGTCCAAACGGAAAGTTCGGATTGAGACCGAGCGGCTGACTCTGCGGCCGCCGGTGCATTCTGATTTTCACGCCTGGGCCAGATTGCGACAGGACAGCCAGCCCTATCTTATGCCCTGGGAGCCCAGCTGGGCACCCGATCATCTGAGCCGCAAGTCCTTTACCAACCGGGTGTACTGGGCCCAGCGGTCAATCAATGGCGGCACTGCTTTGCCACTGTTTCTATGTCGCCGCGAAGATCAGGTGCTGGTTGGAGCGATCACGCTGGATAACATTCGTCGCGGACCGGCGCAGGCCGGGACACTGGGTTATTGGACCGGTCTACCCTTTGCCCGTCGGGGATACATGCACGAGGCGATTGGTGCGGTGGTGCATTATGCGTTTACCAAGCTGGATCTGAGCCGTATCGAGGCCGCTTGTCTGCCGGAGAACACCGCGTCTCGCGGGTTGCTGGAGCGCAGCGGTTTCAAATATGAAGGCGTGGCGCAGTCCTATCTGCAGATCAACGGCCGCTGGCGGTCACATGTATTGTATGCGTCGTTGCGCAGTGATCGGCGTGGGCGAACGGAAGCGGGATAA
- a CDS encoding FAD-binding oxidoreductase translates to MNLNSVDGGFIAGLEAQLPEGVLRKVEARYLEEPRGRYRGQAGVMALPQTTEQVSVLLRAANVARVPVVPYGGGTGLVGGQVMVEGPLPLVISMERMRAVRAVYPQENVLVAEAGAILADVQAAAQEAGRLFPLSLASEGSAQVGGNLSTNAGGVNVLRYGNARELCLGLEAVLPSGDIWQGLSRLRKDNTGYDLRGLLIGAEGTLGIITAAALKLSPIPAARGTAIFVVKSPQAALAILSLARDRLGEGISAFELIHRQGLEFLSETLPQLRQPFAAPPEWSVLVELGLAGGIDPEAELADLFEVALEAGHALDGVIAQSEAQRQELWTVREQIPEANRLVGSVVSHDISVPLSAIPEFIVRAGERIAQLGDFRINCFGHLGDGNLHYNVFPAVGRRREDYESQRGEVQQVVHDLVHEMSGSISAEHGVGRMKADDIERYGDPVRLAAMRAIKQALDPNGILNPGAVLKA, encoded by the coding sequence ATGAATTTGAACTCTGTCGACGGTGGCTTCATTGCCGGGCTGGAAGCACAATTGCCTGAGGGCGTCTTGCGCAAGGTTGAGGCGCGGTATCTTGAGGAACCCCGTGGGCGCTACCGTGGTCAGGCCGGGGTGATGGCGTTGCCGCAGACTACTGAGCAGGTTTCGGTATTGCTGCGCGCCGCGAATGTCGCCCGGGTGCCGGTGGTACCCTATGGCGGCGGCACTGGGCTGGTTGGTGGCCAGGTGATGGTTGAGGGGCCCCTGCCACTGGTGATTTCGATGGAGAGGATGAGGGCTGTACGTGCGGTTTACCCTCAGGAGAATGTGCTGGTGGCCGAGGCCGGGGCAATTCTGGCTGATGTGCAAGCCGCCGCACAGGAGGCGGGGCGGTTGTTTCCACTGTCACTGGCCTCGGAAGGGTCGGCGCAGGTCGGTGGTAACCTGTCAACCAATGCGGGCGGGGTGAATGTACTGAGATATGGCAATGCCCGTGAGTTATGTCTTGGACTGGAGGCCGTGTTGCCCAGCGGAGACATCTGGCAGGGGTTGAGCCGGTTGCGTAAGGACAACACCGGGTATGATTTGCGGGGATTGCTGATTGGTGCCGAGGGCACATTGGGGATCATCACTGCAGCGGCGTTGAAACTGTCGCCCATTCCGGCGGCGCGCGGGACGGCTATCTTTGTGGTGAAGTCACCGCAGGCCGCGCTGGCCATACTGTCATTGGCGCGGGACCGGTTGGGCGAAGGCATCAGTGCATTTGAACTTATTCATCGTCAGGGGTTGGAGTTTCTGAGCGAGACGCTGCCGCAGCTGCGCCAGCCATTTGCGGCGCCACCTGAATGGAGTGTTCTGGTCGAGCTGGGACTGGCCGGGGGGATCGATCCCGAGGCCGAGCTGGCGGACCTGTTTGAGGTGGCGCTAGAGGCAGGTCATGCCCTGGACGGGGTGATCGCGCAATCCGAAGCTCAGCGGCAAGAGCTATGGACGGTGCGGGAGCAGATCCCCGAGGCGAACCGGCTGGTTGGCTCGGTGGTGAGTCATGACATCTCGGTGCCACTGTCAGCGATCCCCGAGTTTATCGTGCGGGCAGGGGAGCGGATCGCGCAGTTGGGAGATTTCCGGATCAATTGCTTTGGCCATCTTGGCGATGGAAATTTGCATTACAACGTGTTTCCCGCTGTTGGCCGGAGGCGTGAGGACTATGAGTCTCAGCGTGGCGAGGTGCAGCAGGTGGTGCATGATCTGGTGCATGAGATGAGCGGCTCTATCAGTGCCGAACATGGTGTGGGGCGCATGAAGGCGGATGATATAGAACGCTACGGTGATCCGGTTCGGCTGGCAGCGATGCGGGCGATCAAGCAGGCCTTGGACCCCAATGGCATCCTGAATCCCGGCGCTGTGTTGAAAGCCTAG
- a CDS encoding adenine phosphoribosyltransferase, translating into MPKHTAVKDYIRTIPDFPHQGIMFRDVTTLFADPRGFRMAIDQMLHPYAGMRIDKVVGLEARGFILGGAIAHQLGTGFVPIRKQGKLPGATLSQDYKLEYGEATVEIHDDAIQPGEKILVVDDLLATGGTAAAGIKLIERLGGEIVSCSFIIDLPELGGGKVLESMGMDVHVLCEFEGE; encoded by the coding sequence ATGCCAAAGCACACCGCCGTCAAAGATTACATCCGGACCATCCCGGACTTCCCGCACCAAGGGATCATGTTCCGCGATGTCACCACTTTGTTTGCCGATCCGCGCGGTTTTCGTATGGCGATCGACCAAATGCTGCATCCCTATGCCGGTATGCGCATCGACAAGGTGGTGGGGTTAGAAGCCCGCGGCTTTATCCTTGGCGGCGCCATTGCGCACCAACTGGGCACCGGTTTTGTACCTATCCGCAAACAGGGTAAACTGCCCGGCGCCACCCTAAGCCAAGACTACAAACTGGAATACGGCGAGGCCACCGTCGAGATTCACGACGATGCAATTCAGCCTGGCGAGAAAATCCTGGTGGTCGACGACCTATTGGCAACCGGCGGTACCGCTGCCGCGGGTATCAAATTGATCGAGAGGCTGGGAGGCGAGATTGTCTCGTGCTCGTTCATCATCGACCTTCCGGAACTGGGTGGCGGCAAAGTGTTGGAAAGCATGGGTATGGATGTGCATGTCCTGTGTGAATTTGAAGGCGAATAG
- a CDS encoding LysE family translocator, whose translation MDMNLWLAFVAASMALLLIPGPTVLLVLSYALSKGRQVAVAAALGVALGDFIAMTASLVGLGALVMASATLFIALKWAGAVYLVWLGIKLWRSTSTEGVTELANTRDVQAKGILGHTAIVTALNPKSIGFFIAFVPQFIRPEGNLAPQFAILIATFVILAGLNALAYAMLADRLRGWIARPAVVANLTRGGGIALIGMGLATAFLRRPA comes from the coding sequence ATGGACATGAACCTCTGGCTGGCCTTTGTGGCTGCCTCGATGGCATTGCTGCTGATCCCCGGCCCGACTGTGTTGTTGGTGCTGAGTTATGCCCTGTCCAAGGGGCGCCAGGTGGCTGTTGCCGCAGCATTGGGCGTGGCGCTGGGAGATTTCATCGCAATGACCGCGTCGCTGGTCGGATTGGGCGCTTTGGTGATGGCCTCGGCGACATTATTTATTGCACTGAAATGGGCGGGGGCGGTCTATCTGGTCTGGCTCGGGATCAAGCTGTGGCGCAGCACCTCAACAGAGGGAGTAACTGAACTTGCCAACACCCGCGACGTGCAGGCCAAAGGTATCTTAGGCCATACCGCCATCGTGACCGCACTGAACCCTAAATCCATTGGTTTCTTCATCGCCTTTGTGCCGCAGTTCATCCGCCCCGAAGGCAATCTGGCACCGCAGTTTGCCATTCTGATTGCCACATTTGTGATCCTCGCCGGGTTGAACGCACTGGCCTATGCAATGCTGGCGGATCGCCTGCGCGGTTGGATCGCCCGCCCTGCCGTTGTGGCCAACCTGACCCGTGGCGGCGGTATTGCCCTGATCGGAATGGGGCTGGCCACGGCATTTCTGCGCCGCCCGGCCTAG
- a CDS encoding DUF418 domain-containing protein — protein MRFLAFCGMVLVNFRLAAQVTPGDDWPSLLTTALEGRAAALFVVLAGIGVALAKAPASLMLRRVAFLFVLGLANLTIFEADILHFYALYFAAAIPFVSAPNRWLWAGIAVVMALSLCAQLILNYEAGWNWDTLHYADFWTISGFLRHALYNGWHPVFPWLSFLLFGMWIGRLALSTKGVQLHLAIWGTVAAALALIPGWLIDDPEVIDLINTTSIPPGPFYIIAGCGSAAAVIGLILLLHPILNRLRMAQWLAPAGRQSLTLYAAHILLGMGTLEALGWLDGSLTAPQILWISLVFCLACLIYTCLWGLKFKRGPLEMMMRRLTEIGR, from the coding sequence GTGCGATTTTTGGCCTTTTGCGGCATGGTTCTGGTTAATTTCAGACTGGCCGCGCAGGTCACCCCCGGTGACGATTGGCCGTCGCTGCTAACTACGGCGCTAGAGGGGCGGGCGGCGGCGCTGTTTGTGGTACTGGCGGGGATTGGGGTTGCCCTGGCCAAAGCGCCAGCCAGCCTGATGCTGCGCCGGGTGGCATTTCTATTTGTGCTCGGCCTGGCCAATCTGACAATATTCGAGGCTGATATCCTGCATTTCTATGCGCTGTATTTTGCTGCAGCCATCCCCTTTGTCTCCGCGCCAAACCGATGGCTATGGGCGGGCATAGCTGTGGTAATGGCCCTGAGCCTCTGTGCCCAGCTCATCTTGAACTATGAAGCCGGATGGAATTGGGACACATTGCACTATGCGGATTTCTGGACCATATCCGGATTTTTGCGACACGCGCTCTACAACGGTTGGCATCCGGTGTTCCCCTGGCTGTCTTTTCTACTGTTTGGCATGTGGATCGGACGGCTGGCGCTCTCTACGAAGGGGGTGCAACTACATCTGGCAATCTGGGGCACTGTTGCTGCGGCCTTAGCACTGATACCTGGATGGCTGATCGACGACCCTGAGGTGATTGATCTCATTAATACAACCTCGATCCCACCGGGCCCGTTTTACATCATCGCTGGCTGCGGCAGCGCAGCAGCTGTTATTGGTCTGATCCTGCTTTTGCATCCCATTTTAAACCGCCTGCGGATGGCGCAATGGCTGGCGCCCGCTGGGCGGCAAAGCCTAACCCTGTATGCCGCCCATATCCTGTTGGGCATGGGCACACTTGAGGCGCTGGGGTGGTTAGACGGATCGCTGACCGCGCCGCAGATTTTATGGATCAGTCTGGTTTTTTGCCTCGCATGTCTGATCTATACCTGTCTGTGGGGGTTGAAATTCAAGCGCGGACCGCTGGAGATGATGATGCGGCGGCTCACTGAAATTGGACGTTGA
- a CDS encoding S-methyl-5'-thioadenosine phosphorylase gives MTKPTMIAVIGGSGLYEIDGLLNAQWVTVETPWGAPSDQILTGDLDGVKMTFLPRHGRGHVHAPTDVPYRANIDALKRLGATDVISVSACGSFREDLAPGDFVVVDQFIDRTFARDKSFFGSGCVAHVSLAHPTCPRLGDACEAAARAAGITVHRGGTYLAMEGPQFSTLAESRLYREQWGADVIGMTNMPEAKLAREAELCYASVAMVTDFDSWHPDHGAVDITAIIATLQGNSSNGAELVRRLPALLGPERALCPHGCDTALQYAIMTAPEKRDPVLLAKLDAVAGRVLS, from the coding sequence ATGACCAAACCCACCATGATTGCCGTGATCGGCGGCTCAGGCCTGTATGAGATCGACGGGTTGCTTAATGCCCAGTGGGTTACCGTTGAAACGCCCTGGGGGGCGCCGTCGGACCAGATCCTGACAGGGGATCTGGACGGAGTTAAAATGACCTTTTTGCCGCGTCACGGCCGCGGCCATGTCCATGCGCCAACGGACGTGCCGTATCGCGCCAATATTGATGCTCTGAAACGGCTGGGGGCAACGGACGTTATTTCTGTTTCGGCCTGCGGCTCGTTTCGCGAGGACTTGGCTCCGGGTGATTTTGTTGTTGTTGATCAGTTTATTGATCGCACTTTTGCGCGCGACAAGAGCTTCTTTGGGTCTGGCTGTGTCGCCCATGTCAGCCTTGCCCACCCGACCTGTCCCCGGTTGGGGGATGCCTGTGAGGCCGCCGCGCGCGCCGCCGGCATCACGGTGCATCGGGGCGGCACTTATCTGGCGATGGAGGGACCACAATTTTCCACCTTGGCCGAGTCCAGACTGTACCGCGAGCAGTGGGGCGCTGATGTCATAGGCATGACCAATATGCCCGAAGCCAAACTGGCGCGCGAGGCCGAGCTTTGTTATGCCTCGGTTGCGATGGTCACCGATTTTGACAGCTGGCATCCCGATCACGGCGCGGTCGACATCACCGCCATCATTGCAACACTTCAGGGCAATTCGAGCAATGGGGCCGAGTTGGTGCGCCGCCTTCCCGCGCTATTAGGACCTGAACGCGCCCTCTGCCCCCATGGCTGCGACACTGCGCTGCAATACGCCATTATGACCGCGCCGGAAAAACGCGACCCTGTCTTGCTGGCAAAGCTGGACGCTGTGGCGGGGCGGGTTCTGAGCTGA
- a CDS encoding SulP family inorganic anion transporter: protein MKRAALALLANHMSPPNLSIMQDEGWSVARVRTELLSGLTVALALVPEAVAFAFVAGVHPLVGLYAAFMVGLITAVFGGRPGMISGATGALAVVMVALVAEHGVEYLFATVVLMGALQIFAGVMHWGKFIRLVPHPVMLGFVNGLAIVIFLAQLTQFKVPGTSGTEWLTGLPLFLMLGLVGLTMVIIWGTPKITSVIPAPLAGIGIVAAIVIVFGLDVPRVGDLASIQGGLPTFHNPFGEGIGIYGTALAPFNWETLQIILPYSVILAAIGLIESLLTLNLVGEITGKRGGGASQECIAQGASNMVTGFFGGMGGCAMIGQSMINVKSGGRTRIAGIAAALFLLLFIVAASGLIEQIPLAALVGVMFMVVIGTFAWNSLNILRRVPMMDAFVIVLVTVVTVASDLAIAVVVGVIVSALAYAWNNARRIHAVIRDSESDKGARVYEIEGPLFFGSTDGFTELFDVTADPDSVIVDFARSRVVDQSALQAIEALAGRYEDAGKKLTLRHLSRDCHQLLSKAGHLMVDSDDDPDYEIAADYSVKTGILGGH from the coding sequence ATGAAACGCGCCGCTCTGGCATTATTGGCCAATCACATGTCCCCGCCCAATCTTTCTATCATGCAAGACGAAGGCTGGTCTGTGGCCCGAGTGCGCACCGAATTGCTGTCGGGATTGACCGTCGCGCTGGCCCTGGTACCCGAGGCTGTGGCCTTTGCATTTGTTGCGGGGGTTCACCCACTGGTGGGTCTTTATGCGGCCTTTATGGTTGGTCTGATTACAGCTGTGTTCGGGGGGCGCCCGGGGATGATCTCAGGTGCAACCGGGGCACTGGCCGTGGTGATGGTGGCTTTGGTCGCAGAACACGGGGTGGAATATCTGTTTGCAACTGTGGTTCTCATGGGCGCCTTGCAGATCTTCGCGGGCGTAATGCACTGGGGTAAGTTCATCCGTCTGGTACCACATCCGGTGATGCTGGGATTTGTGAATGGGCTGGCCATTGTGATTTTTCTGGCACAGCTGACTCAATTCAAAGTGCCAGGAACGAGCGGCACCGAATGGTTGACCGGGTTGCCTTTGTTTTTGATGTTGGGGCTGGTTGGGCTGACTATGGTGATCATTTGGGGCACGCCCAAGATCACGTCGGTGATACCAGCGCCACTGGCGGGAATCGGCATTGTCGCTGCCATCGTCATTGTCTTTGGCCTGGATGTGCCGCGGGTCGGCGATCTTGCGTCAATTCAAGGGGGGCTGCCAACGTTCCACAATCCCTTTGGCGAAGGTATTGGGATTTACGGCACAGCGCTGGCGCCCTTTAACTGGGAGACACTCCAGATCATTCTGCCCTATTCTGTTATTCTGGCAGCGATTGGCCTGATCGAAAGTCTGCTGACGCTGAACCTGGTAGGGGAAATTACCGGCAAACGGGGTGGCGGTGCCAGTCAGGAATGTATCGCACAGGGGGCCTCAAATATGGTGACCGGTTTCTTCGGTGGCATGGGCGGCTGCGCAATGATCGGCCAGTCGATGATCAACGTGAAATCCGGAGGCCGTACCCGCATCGCCGGCATTGCTGCCGCGCTGTTCCTGCTGCTGTTCATTGTTGCGGCGTCTGGTTTGATCGAGCAGATCCCACTGGCGGCATTGGTTGGTGTGATGTTCATGGTGGTGATCGGTACCTTTGCCTGGAACTCGTTGAATATCCTGCGCCGGGTGCCGATGATGGATGCCTTTGTTATCGTTCTGGTCACCGTGGTGACCGTGGCATCCGATCTGGCGATAGCTGTGGTTGTCGGCGTGATCGTCTCGGCGCTGGCCTATGCTTGGAACAACGCACGACGTATCCACGCGGTGATCCGCGACTCGGAAAGTGACAAGGGTGCGCGGGTCTATGAAATCGAAGGTCCACTGTTCTTTGGTTCGACCGATGGGTTTACCGAATTGTTTGACGTGACAGCAGATCCGGACAGTGTGATCGTTGATTTCGCCCGCAGCCGGGTGGTTGATCAGTCGGCTTTGCAGGCGATTGAGGCACTGGCAGGGCGGTACGAGGACGCGGGCAAGAAGTTGACCCTGCGCCATCTGAGCCGGGATTGTCACCAGTTACTGTCCAAAGCCGGCCATCTGATGGTCGACAGTGACGATGACCCTGATTATGAAATCGCCGCTGATTACTCGGTTAAAACGGGCATTCTGGGTGGGCATTGA
- a CDS encoding CatB-related O-acetyltransferase: MPYALPDANRVHPITLPDGQPHLGTVFLRNVVDHPKLEVGDYTYASDFDPPSPSGWANHLAPYLFPMSQETLKIGRYCQIAHGVRFITSSANHAMEGLTCYPFPVFDPEQMIGFQPDTRDTVIGHDVWIGYGAMILPGAQIGNGAIIGAGAVVRGTVPPYAIVTGNPGTVVKKRFEQAKIDQLLELQWWDWPAERVAAAQKALQTGDVAGLR; encoded by the coding sequence ATGCCTTACGCCCTGCCCGACGCCAACCGCGTCCATCCCATCACCCTGCCCGATGGCCAACCCCACCTCGGCACCGTTTTTCTGCGCAATGTCGTGGATCACCCAAAGCTCGAGGTCGGCGATTACACCTACGCCTCAGACTTTGATCCGCCATCACCCAGTGGCTGGGCCAACCATCTGGCCCCCTATCTATTCCCGATGTCGCAAGAAACACTGAAGATCGGGCGGTACTGTCAGATCGCCCATGGGGTTCGCTTCATCACCTCCAGTGCCAATCACGCCATGGAGGGGTTGACCTGCTATCCCTTCCCGGTGTTCGATCCAGAACAGATGATCGGTTTTCAACCTGACACCCGCGACACAGTGATCGGCCATGATGTCTGGATCGGCTACGGAGCCATGATCCTGCCCGGCGCCCAAATCGGCAACGGGGCCATCATTGGCGCCGGCGCAGTGGTGCGCGGCACCGTGCCGCCTTATGCCATTGTGACTGGCAACCCCGGCACTGTAGTCAAAAAACGCTTTGAGCAAGCTAAAATCGACCAACTGCTAGAGCTGCAATGGTGGGACTGGCCTGCCGAGCGCGTCGCCGCTGCTCAAAAAGCCCTCCAGACCGGAGACGTGGCTGGCCTAAGATAA
- a CDS encoding flavin reductase family protein: MFYRPEQGHGLPHNPFNAIVTPRPIGWISSRSADGTNNLAPYSFFNAVAYDPPQVMFASTSAKPDQEGTKDSVANILETGVFCINIVEYAMRDAMNASSAALPREVDEFAHAGLETAECSTIACARVAAAPAALECKLTKVVTLPGEANRVVFGEVVGVHMRDDCLVDGSFDVTRYVPLARMGYRDYSAVREVFSLTRPDES; this comes from the coding sequence ATGTTCTATCGCCCCGAGCAGGGCCACGGCCTGCCGCATAACCCCTTCAACGCCATCGTCACCCCGCGCCCCATCGGCTGGATCTCATCCCGGTCGGCTGATGGCACCAACAATCTGGCCCCCTATTCTTTCTTCAACGCCGTCGCCTATGACCCGCCGCAGGTGATGTTCGCCTCGACCAGCGCCAAGCCCGACCAAGAGGGCACCAAGGACAGTGTGGCCAACATTCTTGAAACGGGCGTATTCTGCATCAATATCGTCGAATACGCCATGCGCGATGCCATGAACGCCTCATCCGCCGCCCTGCCCCGCGAGGTCGACGAGTTCGCCCACGCAGGTCTGGAAACTGCGGAATGCAGCACCATCGCCTGCGCCCGCGTCGCTGCCGCCCCGGCCGCTCTGGAATGCAAGCTGACCAAGGTTGTCACCCTGCCCGGCGAGGCCAACCGTGTGGTGTTTGGCGAAGTGGTCGGCGTGCATATGCGCGATGACTGTCTGGTGGATGGCAGTTTTGACGTCACCCGCTATGTACCGCTGGCCCGCATGGGCTACCGTGACTATTCGGCCGTGCGCGAGGTCTTCAGCCTGACCCGCCCGGACGAGTCCTAA
- a CDS encoding GNAT family N-acetyltransferase, with amino-acid sequence MIELIAELPQDRWEVEALYDLCFAPGREALSSYRLRDDVAPVPGLSQVARDELGIVAGAIRFWPVHIGDKDALLLGPVAVHPTHQGEGLGGSLIRDSLAKAESSGWARVLLVGDAPYYQRFGFERLSGVEMPPPTNPLRVLGFALKPGAWDDVSGTVRRWQG; translated from the coding sequence GTGATCGAGCTGATAGCGGAACTGCCGCAAGACCGCTGGGAGGTCGAGGCGCTGTATGATCTGTGCTTTGCGCCGGGCCGCGAGGCGCTGTCGTCGTACCGGTTGCGCGATGATGTGGCGCCCGTTCCTGGGTTGAGCCAGGTGGCGCGAGACGAATTGGGCATTGTGGCGGGCGCGATCAGATTCTGGCCGGTGCATATCGGTGACAAGGATGCGCTATTGCTGGGCCCCGTCGCGGTTCATCCCACCCACCAGGGTGAGGGGCTGGGCGGCTCGCTGATCCGTGATTCGCTGGCCAAGGCGGAAAGCAGCGGCTGGGCGCGGGTGTTGCTGGTGGGTGATGCCCCGTATTATCAGCGCTTCGGGTTTGAGCGACTGTCTGGGGTTGAAATGCCGCCGCCCACAAACCCGTTACGCGTGTTGGGATTTGCGTTGAAACCCGGGGCGTGGGATGATGTTTCTGGCACGGTGCGGCGCTGGCAGGGTTGA
- a CDS encoding EcsC family protein: MTEILSPARALTPQETETELDALADRYRNASGLGLQMLNLVGGKAENLLERLPEPVRAGLGSATEQALKLAMGAAVRSRRVVPDQKPGVNQVMSAAMGAAGGMGGLPGALVELPTTTAFLLRIIQGVAAEHGFDPEAESVTFDCIRVFSAAGPLAHDDGADLGFLTLRLSLSGGAMQKLIAQVAPKLGVVMGQKLASQAVPVLGAVAGATTNYVFSGYYQKMAQVHFGLRRLAIDADVPHRDLVQLLQARLQPAVAEG; the protein is encoded by the coding sequence TTGACCGAAATTCTATCCCCCGCACGCGCCCTTACCCCACAAGAAACCGAGACCGAACTGGATGCTTTGGCTGATCGCTATCGCAATGCCTCGGGCTTGGGCCTGCAAATGTTGAACCTGGTGGGTGGTAAGGCTGAAAACCTATTGGAACGCCTGCCTGAACCAGTGCGGGCGGGTTTGGGAAGTGCGACGGAACAGGCGCTGAAACTGGCTATGGGGGCTGCCGTGCGCTCGCGGCGTGTGGTGCCGGACCAAAAGCCCGGTGTGAACCAGGTGATGAGTGCCGCGATGGGGGCCGCCGGGGGGATGGGTGGCCTGCCGGGCGCGCTGGTGGAACTGCCCACCACAACAGCCTTTTTACTGCGGATCATCCAGGGGGTCGCGGCCGAGCATGGCTTCGATCCCGAAGCAGAAAGTGTCACTTTTGACTGTATCCGGGTGTTTTCCGCCGCAGGCCCGCTGGCGCATGATGATGGTGCGGATCTGGGTTTTTTGACCCTGCGTCTTAGTTTGTCCGGGGGGGCAATGCAGAAGCTGATTGCTCAGGTTGCACCCAAGTTGGGTGTGGTAATGGGGCAGAAGCTGGCGAGCCAGGCAGTCCCAGTGTTGGGAGCGGTGGCTGGGGCAACAACGAATTATGTCTTTTCCGGCTACTATCAGAAAATGGCCCAGGTCCACTTTGGGCTGCGGCGGTTGGCGATTGATGCGGATGTTCCGCATCGGGACTTGGTGCAGTTATTGCAGGCGCGGTTGCAGCCGGCGGTGGCTGAAGGGTGA
- a CDS encoding NUDIX hydrolase: MRTQFAALCYRVNKKGKHKILLVTSRRSGRWIIPKGWPMNGQTPAAAAVQEAWEEAGVRGTTTGQCLGLYSYQKRHRRAAPLPIVVMVYPLAVTEMEDDFPEQGQRERKWFSPKKAAGKVQEPELARILQEFCPAAL, from the coding sequence GTGCGCACGCAGTTTGCTGCGCTGTGTTACCGGGTCAACAAAAAGGGCAAGCACAAAATCCTGCTGGTCACTTCGCGCAGGTCCGGCCGTTGGATCATTCCAAAAGGCTGGCCTATGAATGGGCAAACACCCGCCGCAGCGGCGGTCCAAGAGGCCTGGGAAGAAGCTGGGGTGCGGGGGACGACAACGGGGCAATGCCTGGGTTTGTATTCCTACCAAAAACGGCATCGCCGCGCAGCTCCGCTGCCGATTGTTGTAATGGTCTATCCACTGGCGGTTACTGAAATGGAAGATGACTTTCCAGAGCAGGGCCAGCGGGAGCGAAAATGGTTTTCACCGAAAAAAGCTGCAGGCAAAGTGCAAGAGCCAGAATTGGCGCGCATTTTGCAGGAGTTTTGCCCCGCAGCACTCTAG
- a CDS encoding DUF1178 family protein: protein MIQYSLKCDDGHTFDSWFQSAAAYDKLAANDLISCAICGNGSVEKAIMTPRVRPGRKAVSGRGEPEVLPVDKADNAQPAQAGTVEQLAHNPSTQGALSRPANEAEQAMADLRRKVEDNSDYVGKDFVTQARAMHDGDAPGRAIYGEAKLDEAKALIEEGIPVLPLPFMPNRKTN, encoded by the coding sequence ATGATACAATACTCCCTGAAATGCGATGATGGACATACCTTTGACAGCTGGTTCCAGTCGGCGGCGGCCTATGACAAATTGGCGGCCAACGATCTGATATCCTGCGCTATCTGTGGCAACGGATCGGTTGAAAAGGCCATCATGACGCCAAGGGTTCGCCCCGGGCGTAAAGCGGTGTCCGGGCGTGGTGAACCGGAAGTGCTGCCAGTGGACAAGGCGGACAACGCACAACCAGCGCAGGCCGGCACAGTGGAACAACTGGCGCATAACCCATCGACACAGGGCGCGTTAAGCAGGCCTGCCAATGAGGCTGAGCAGGCGATGGCTGATTTACGACGCAAGGTCGAAGATAACTCGGACTATGTGGGCAAGGATTTCGTGACCCAGGCGCGGGCGATGCATGACGGGGATGCACCTGGCCGGGCCATTTACGGCGAGGCGAAATTAGATGAGGCCAAGGCCCTGATAGAAGAGGGCATTCCGGTTCTGCCATTGCCCTTTATGCCCAACCGCAAGACCAACTAA